One segment of Anastrepha obliqua isolate idAnaObli1 chromosome 3, idAnaObli1_1.0, whole genome shotgun sequence DNA contains the following:
- the LOC129241355 gene encoding uncharacterized protein LOC129241355 has translation MVRIRGVKCAISTDGHLLSGEGVLITNPKLLEFARKRRVDYRPENRVCAKCAKSLEQIYEYKIKRAIEKKNQRKSLTISSSSSLDDFDHLVYRTPRTKHLRDFVKQNAPFELRGPSQELIEVEEKEKENQDNNTSVPAIPPLNISDNTIISVGAEQHTRAPSPAAYEVLSISRDSPENATLDLRPSTSNAENNQVNEEPQQNNPLGSTAWRKPLEPAKRKTVRFDVQLQEDQSSATHTALQYDVTANLSASTTTDDEDFMPSLNAMNGTRLPHVQPIPRRRQFQHAIPTVQDIYMQGITGG, from the coding sequence atggTACGAATTCGTGGCGTAAAATGTGCCATTTCCACCGATGGCCATTTATTAAGCGGTGAAGGCGTGCTAATTACAAATCCAAAATTGTTGGAATTTGCGCGCAAGCGTAGAGTAGACTACCgacccgaaaatcgtgtttgtGCAAAATGTGCCAAAAGCTTGGAACAAATAtacgaatataaaataaagcgcgccatagaaaagaaaaatcaacgcaaatcaCTTACAATATCATCTTCATCCTCGCTGGACGACTTTGATCACTTGGTGTATCGTACGCCCCGGACGAAACATTTGCGTGACTTTGTGAAACAAAATGCACCATTCGAACTGCGGGGTCCTTCACAGGAACTAATAGAAGTtgaagagaaagaaaaagaaaatcaagaCAACAACACCAGTGTACCAGCTATACCACCGTTGAATATAAGCGATAATACCATAATTAGCGTAGGTGCGGAGCAACATACCCGCGCGCCATCGCCAGCCGCTTACGAAGTCTTGTCAATCAGCAGAGATAGTCCTGAAAATGCAACACTTGACTTGAGACCATCAACCAGCAACGCGGAAAATAACCAAGTCAATGAAGAACCACAACAAAACAATCCACTAGGATCAACAGCCTGGCGCAAGCCATTGGAACCAGCAAAGCGTAAAACGGTACGCTTTGACGTGCAGTTACAAGAAGATCAATCATCAGCGACTCACACAGCACTCCAATACGACGTGACGGCGAATTTATCGGCATCGACAACTACCGACGATGAAGACTTCATGCCAAGTTTGAATGCGATGAATGGTACACGTTTGCCCCATGTGCAGCCAATACCAAGACGCAGACAATTCCAGCACGCCATACCAACGGTGCAGGATATCTATATGCAAGGGATCACAGGAGGTTAA